The Vulpes vulpes isolate BD-2025 chromosome 10, VulVul3, whole genome shotgun sequence genome has a window encoding:
- the VPS29 gene encoding vacuolar protein sorting-associated protein 29 — translation MLVLVLGDLHIPHRCNSLPAKFKKLLVPGKIQHILCTGNLCTKESYDYLKTLAGDVHIVRGDFDENLNYPEQKVVTVGQFKIGLIHGHQVIPWGDMASLALLQRQFDVDILISGHTHKFEAFEHENKFYINPGSATGAYNALETNIIPSFVLMDIQASTVVTYVYQLIGDDVKVERIEYKKS, via the exons ATG TTGGTGTTGGTATTAGGAGATCTGCACATCCCACACCGGTGCAACAGTTTGCCGGCTAAATTCAAAAAACTGCTGGTGCCAGGAAAGATTCAGCACATTCTCTGTACTGGAAACCTTTGCACCAAAGAGAGTTATGACTATCTCAAGACTCTGGCCGGTGATGTTCATATTGTGAGAGGAGACTTCGATGAG aatCTGAATTATCCAGAACAGAAAGTTGTAACTGTTGGGCAGTTCAAAATTGGTTTGATCCATGGGCATCAAGTTATTCCATGGGGAGACATGGCCAGCTTAGCCCTGTTGCAGAGGCAGTTCGATGTGGACATTCTTATCTcgggacacacacacaaatttgaaGCATTTGagcatgaaaataaattctacatTAACCCAGGTTCTGCCACTGGAGCATATAATGCCTTGGAAAC AAACATTATTCCTTCATTTGTGCTGATGGACATCCAGGCTTCTACAGTTGTCACTTATGTGTATCAACTAATTGGAGATGATGTGAAAGTAGAACGAATTGaatacaaaaaatcttaa